Proteins from a single region of Pyrus communis chromosome 6, drPyrComm1.1, whole genome shotgun sequence:
- the LOC137735995 gene encoding uncharacterized protein, whose protein sequence is MAEEDLVNIEGDISHTSSSNFSGIEVNTNQRLCSILLNEFNYLPWSRAVSLALRGKKKLGFVNGSVEAPDISSSTYGAWLCKDPLVMSLLLNTIEKHVAEIFSYYNSSCELWKALQDMYGNQNNYARVFQLKKDIVCAQQEGKTFVQHLVRLKAMWNELDVYLPHTTDPAIFLKRAEKDRIYQLLGSLNSEYKDIRSHVLMSQEFPTFNNVCATIQREEARKKVINAEHNSRLTRTRVYPSNYKTSEAKVYKCSPHLTCKYCNGVGHVEDKCWELHPELKPKFSKDGKMILRSFIISQGSMEFTANPLSLINEFAVYLQSKGHEGGSQAQGNEENNHVAMLG, encoded by the coding sequence ATGGCTGAAGAAGATTTAGTAAACATAGAGGGTGACATCTCGCATACCTCTTCTTCAAATTTCTCAGGCATCGAGGTTAACACCAATCAACGTTTGTGTTCAATTCTCTTGAACGAGTTTAATTATCTCCCTTGGTCTCGAGCTGTGTCTCTTGCTCTCAGAGGCAAaaagaaattagggtttgtaaatggaagtgtggaagCTCCAGACATCTCTTCATCTACATATGGTGCATGGCTTTGCAAGGATCCACTTGTCATGTCCTTACTGCTCAACACCATAGAGAAACATGTTGCTGAGATTTTTAGCTACTACAATTCTTCATGTGAGCTTTGGAAAGCCTTGCAGGatatgtatggaaatcaaaacaactaTGCACGTGTCTTTCAACTTAAGAAGGACATTGTCTGTGcccaacaagaagggaaaacatTTGTTCAACACCTTGTACGCCTCAAGGCTATGTGGAATGAGTTGGATGTATACCTTCCACATACCACAGATCCTGCTATTTTCTTGAAACGAGCTGAGAAAGATAGAATCTATCAATTGTTAGGGAGTTTGAACTCCGAGTACAAGGATATAAGGAGTCACGTCTTGATGAGTCAAGAGTTTCCTACCTTCAACAATGTCTGTGCAACTATCCAACGAGAAGAAGCAAGGAAGAAAGTGATAAATGCTGAGCATAACTCAAGATTGACTAGGACTCGTGTATATCCCTCAAATTACAAGACCTCAGAGGCTAAGGTGTACAAGTGTAGTCCACACCTGACATGCAAATATTGCAACGGTGTTGGTCATGTGGAAGACAAGTGTTGGGAACTTCATCCTGAACTCAAGCCTAAGTTCAGCAAAGATGGAAAAATGATACTAAGGTCTTTTATTATCTCACAAGGATCCATGGAGTTCACTGCCAATCCATTGTCTCTTATCAATGAGTTTGCAGTTTATCTTCAAAGCAAGGGACACGAAGGTGGTTCACAAGCTCAAGGAAATGAAGAGAACAATCATGTAGCCATGTTGGGATAA